One region of Triticum aestivum cultivar Chinese Spring chromosome 6B, IWGSC CS RefSeq v2.1, whole genome shotgun sequence genomic DNA includes:
- the LOC123136618 gene encoding uncharacterized protein, giving the protein MDPRGGDFPCIVQALPSVDPNEAASDSPCIVQALAASPSPSPSKALALTPAARDQPPPAFKSSRPPSPRRTRSGRAPEWTAAETLALVAAVAAVDDDGWARSVSAFQKWAIVAENIAFSDAGGAPSRRRGRAAGECKRRWEALVAEYGAVRRWEGRTGGSYWRMSAAARRKAGLPAEFDAEVYGIMDALIRVDEALLGGAGGGGGDEGLVSANGGAGDTAEVGEEEGGDAGVEEEEEADGDGSEEEMQVDDENAANASDDLGCEMETDNEPKKSQADAWELANRLNENAQHIHMILSGDADEDGGHHNAPAYAVSPDAMETTRQKADELIKSLGGLVSYLNQFTDLIKENGIEDVVGVN; this is encoded by the exons ATGGATCCCCGCGGCGGCGACTTCCCGTGCATCGTCCAAGCCCTACCCTCCGTGGATCCGAACGAAGCCGCCTCCGACTCGCCCTGCATCGTCCAGGCCCTAGCGGCGTCCCCCTCGCCGTCCCCTTCCAAAGCCCTCGCCCTCACGCCCGCGGCCAGagaccagccgccgcccgccttcaAATCCTCCAGGCCCCCGAGCCCCCGCCGCACGCGCTCCGGCCGCGCGCCCGAGTGGACCGCCGCCGAGACcctcgcgctcgtcgccgccgtcgccgccgtggaCGACGACGGCTGGGCCCGCTCCGTCTCCGCCTTCCAGAAGTGGGCCATCGTCGCCGAGAacatcgccttctccgatgccggtGGGGCGCCCTCGAGGCGCAGGGGGAGGGCGGCCGGCGAGTGCAAGCGGAGGTGGGAGGCGCTCGTGGCGGAGTACGGGGCGGTGCGCCGCTGGGAGGGGCGGACCGGGGGGAGTTACTGGCGCATGAGCGCCGCGGCCAGGAGGAAGGCCGGGCTCCCCGCGGAGTTCGACGCCGAGGTGTATGGCATCATGGACGCGCTGATCCGGGTCGACGAGGCGCTCCTTGGCGGCGCCGGGGGAGGAGGGGGCGACGAGGGCTTGGTCAGTGCTAATGGTGGTGCTGGTGATACTGCTGAGGTGGGAGAGGAAGAGGGTGGCGATGCTGGggttgaagaagaggaggaggcggaTGGTGACGGGAGTGAGGAGGAGATGCAGGTGGATGATGAAAATGCTGCGAATGCTTCTGATGATTTGG GGTGTGAGATGGAGACCGACAACGAACCAAAGAAAAGCCAAGCCGACGCATGGGAGTTAGCCAACAGGCTAAACGAGAACGCTCAGCATATTCATATGATACTAAGTGGAGACGCTGATGAAGATGGTGGCCACCACAATGCTCCTGCCTATGCCGTCTCACCTGATGCAATGGAGACCACTCGGCAGAAAGCCGACGAGCTGATCAAGTCGCTAGGTGGGCTCGTGAGCTACTTGAACCAGTTCACCGATCTGATCAAGGAAAACGGGATCGAGGATGTCGTCGGTGTGAACTGA
- the LOC123133980 gene encoding pollen receptor-like kinase 5 yields the protein MARLRPPGHLRLAFYVAVVVGVGLCAPAAVLVAAIVGDKTEGEVLVAFRDKLRASDGSPPGPLRSWGTPGPCHGNHSSWYGVSCHGNGSVQGLQLERLGLAGGAPDVGSLAVLPGLRVISLADNALTGPFPNVSTLGVLKMLYLSRNRFSGEIPADTFLPMRGLRKLHLHRNDFSGRVPSSITSPRLLELTLANNRFEGQLPDFSQPELRFVDVSNNNLSGPIPAGLGRFNATMFRGNKFLCGKPTDVVCESASSPAGGMSTFMRIVILLIILGVLLAAAGIAMGVLGRRRRRRRRAKRTDGCVTLPNGEVTPSNPVLDTAPAVSISQATVIAPAAASTSGGPAKRGGRRDEHGRLVFIQESRVRFEIEDLLRASAEVLGSGNFGSSYKATLQEGPEVVVKRFKDMNGVGREDFSEHMRRLGRLSHPNLVPLVAYLYKKEEKLLITDFVINGSLAQLLHGNRGSMLDWRKRLRIVKGAARGLAHLYEELPMLSVPHGHLKSSNVLLDGTFQPALSDYALVPVLTATHAAQVMMAYKAPECVGSHGKPSRKSDVWSLGILTLEVLTGKFPACRQGRQGTSDLAGWVNSVITEERTGEVFDKDMSGGKGNEEEMLKLLQVALTCCEADIDKRLDLKSALAGIEEIREPEPESSSTLTGEGESKS from the exons ATGGCGCGGCTGCGGCCGCCCGGacacctccgcctcgccttctacgtcgccgtcgtcgtcggtgtcggcctctgcgcccccgccgccgtcctcgtcgcgGCGATCGTCGGGGACAAGACGGAAGGCGAGGTGCTGGTGGCGTTCCGCGACAAGCTGCGGGCTTCGGACGGCTCGCCGCCGGGGCCGCTGCGGTCGTGGGGCACGCCGGGCCCGTGCCACGGCAACCATTCCTCCTGGTACGGCGTCTCCTGCCACGGCAACGGCAGCGTGCAGGGCCTGCAGCTGGAGCGCCTCGGCCTGGCCGGCGGCGCGCCGGACGTCGGCTCGCTGGCCGTGCTCCCGGGCCTCCGCGTCATCAGCCTGGCCGACAACGCGCTCACGGGCCCCTTCCCCAACGTGTCGACGCTGGGCGTGCTCAAGATGCTCTACCTCTCCCGGAACCgcttctccggcgagatcccggcCGACACGTTCCTGCCCATGCGGGGGCTCCGGAAGCTGCACCTCCACCGGAACGACTTCTCCGGCCGCGTCCCCAGCTCCATCACGTCGCCGCGGCTGCTGGAGCTGACCCTCGCCAACAACCGCTTTGAAGGCCAGCTCCCGGACTTCTCCCAGCCGGAGCTCAGGTTCGTCGACGTCTCCAACAACAACCTCTCCGGCCCCATCCCCGCCGGCCTCGGCCGCTTCAACGCCACCATGTTCCGAG GCAACAAATTCCTGTGTGGCAAGCCAACGGACGTGGTCTGCGAATCCGCGTCGTCGCCCGCCGGCGGCATGTCCACCTTCATGAGGATTGTCATTTTGCTCATCATCCTCGGCGTGCTGCTCGCCGCCGCGGGCATTGCCATGGGCGTCCTGGGCCGCCGGCGTCGTCGGCGGCGACGCGCGAAGCGGACTGACGGCTGCGTGACCCTCCCCAATGGCGAGGTGACGCCGTCCAACCCGGTCCTGGACACCGCGCCGGCCGTCTCCATCAGCCAGGCTACCGTCATCGCCCCCGCGGCCGCGTCCACGTCGGGCGGCCCGGCAAAGCGCGGGGGGCGGCGCGACGAGCACGGGCGGCTGGTGTTCATCCAGGAGAGCCGCGTGAGGTTCGAGATCGAGGACCTGCTCCGGGCGTCGGCGGAGGTGCTGGGCAGCGGCAACTTCGGGTCGTCGTACAAGGCGACGCTCCAGGAAGGCCCCGAGGTGGTGGTGAAGCGGTTCAAGGACATGAACGGCGTCGGCCGCGAGGACTTCTCGGAGCACAtgcgccgcctcggccgcctctcCCACCCCAACCTCGTCCCCCTCGTCGCCTACCTCTACAAGAAAGAAGAGAAGCTCCTCATCACCGATTTCGTGATCAATGGCAGCCTCGCCCAGCTCCTCCACG GGAATCGTGGATCGATGTTGGACTGGAGGAAGAGGCTTCGGATCGTCAAGGGGGCGGCGCGTGGGCTGGCGCACCTGTACGAAGAGCTGCCGATGCTGTCGGTGCCGCACGGGCACCTCAAGTCGTCCAACGTGCTGCTCGACGGCACGTTCCAGCCGGCGCTCTCCGACTACGCGCTGGTCCCGGTGCTGACGGCGACGCACGCGGCGCAGGTGATGATGGCGTACAAGGCGCCCGAGTGCGTGGGGTCGCACGGGAAGCCGTCCAGGAAGAGCGACGTGTGGAGCCTCGGGATCCTCACCCTCGAGGTGCTCACCGGCAAGTTCCCGGCCTGTCGGCAGGGGCGGCAGGGCACCAGCGACCTCGCCGGGTGGGTGAACTCCGTCATCACGGAGGAGCGCACCGGCGAGGTGTTCGACAAGGACATGTCCGGCGGCAAGGGCAACGAGGAGGAGATGCTCAAGCTCCTCCAGGTGGCGCTCACCTGCTGCGAGGCCGACATCGACAAGAGGTTGGACCTCAAGTCGGCCCTCGCGGGCATCGAGGAGATCAGGGAGCCGGAGCCTGAATCCTCGTCGACGTTGACGGGCGAGGGAGAATCGAAATCATAA